In Vespula pensylvanica isolate Volc-1 chromosome 7, ASM1446617v1, whole genome shotgun sequence, the genomic window CATGATATTATGTTactctttattaaaaagatatgtaCTTGCATAATCATGTATTAAATTGCTACAGGATTGATTTTagttaattctattatttagtaatatatttttattgataaataatttgaaactCCATTTTCACTTAtgctttaataatatatatatatatattttttttctttttaaggaGTAGGCAAGAGTTCCCTTCTTCTAAGATTTGCAGACAATACTTTTAATGGCAGTTATATAACTACGATAGGAGTGGattttaaaatacaaactGTAGAAGTAGATGGTGAGAGAGTAAAGCTGCAAATTTGGGATACAGCTGGACAAGAACGATTTCGGACAATAACTTCAACTTACTACAGGGGAACTCATGGCGTTATAGTTGTATACGATGTGACCAGTGGTGACTCATTCGCAAATGTTAAACGGTGGTTGCACGAAATAGAGGAAAATTGTGACGTTGTTAACAGGGTACTTGTAGGAAATAAGAACGATGCGCCTAATCAGAAAGTAGTGCTTACGGAAGATGCACAAAGGTTTGCCAATCAAATGGGAATTCAACTATTTGAAACGTCTGCCAAGGATAATATCAACGTCGAAGAggtattatcaatttttttaagcTCACCGTAAACGTATCCCCCAGttttattataagtaatatattcatattgtTTCTAGATGTTTATGGCGATAACACGGCAAGTATTACGGACCAAAAGAGAACGGAATGAGCGTCAAGCTatacaaacgaacgaaacagttaatttgagaaaaaatacaaaacagcATAGGAAAAAATGTTGTTAACAGTACCGCAAAAAAGTGCAAactgttaataatattattttatacaataataggatagagagagaatacaacAGCGAGCATGTGTTCGTAAATTGGCGAACATGAGATGCCATACACcttgatattttctaaaatcacTAAGTTTTCTACCACGATTATGAAATTTAAGATTGCTTCCTAATGAAAGTTTACTTTGAACTATATCTATATTCAAAGCCTGAAGTCTCATGAGCATATATAGCTTATTCAGCCAAAGTGACTTTGCCTGGTATTCTGTACTTTTTATTCGGTACAAGAATACTATTTGACGCTGTAATAAGAacaaagtttatttattttgtaacatCTATAGAGGAAAATATGAGTGAAGAAGGTAAAGTGAAAATTTTTGTTCCTCTTTAACATTCCTTGGAACATTCGGCATTTttggggggaaaaaaaaagaaaacaaaacagaaaaaaaaggaaagaaaaaatatacttaacAAAGTCAAGAAACATAGGTTCTGTATAAAGattgatttatcattttattggCTGAAATATTTGTGTTTTATAAAACAGGTTcgatcttttaataatatttagagAACGTagttctcttttatataatatgttactCCTTAATTCTAGAAAATGTTGTTTAACGAAGtatcgataattttcaaatgatttgcttcaaatatatagttttaaaGATCGGTAatcatttctttaaattaatccAAATATTGAATTACAATGAATTATCATTCGCATGAATTGTCATGCCGCACAAAGAGGATAGCCGTACGAAGCAAAAGTTTGAACGTTCACGTTAACTTGGTATTTCGTATTCTATCTAAACCACAATAAAACACATAAAGCCAATTCGAATGTGTATTCcgagaaaagaaacttattACAAATACTATCATCCTCACACAAACTTTTTATCTCAAAGTTGTAATATTGTGTTATAGATTTAGTTGCTTCCTTTACGGTTATTTTTAACTGTACGCTACGAAATAGTGAAAAATACGAGTGTAAAATGTTGCTTGGAAGAGTCcaagaattattattcgtttgtagttttgaaaatgaaatgagaTAGCATGCAAATTTGGAGTAATACCAAATTGTGTAAAAAGCGATGACGCGCTAGAATGcccattatttatttgtttttttttaaattactttccCATGTTATTTTTCgcgtattaatttattgacGTCATTGCCAAAATGAGTATTATCCGAAAACAATTATCTCGTATTCTGTTACGGTGTGTGATTTTATGTGAACTTTTTATATCaacaatgaattatttatatctagtcttcttataaaaatgttttctattttgtcaaaaagcacaaaaaaaaaagaaacgaatgaaaatggCGTCATtggattaatataatttagcGAATATTTCACATTGCgaaatagtattattttaaaacgatatgTTTTGCATGAATGGTAAAGAAACGCAAGTTAAACGAATAGCAAATCTTGTTcttatattaatgtttttgtACACGAACAATTAGTTCGAATTCTGTTCGCTACGTTATTGCAATATAGAATATggacatataaatataattgagaGGAAAACGTGGTATCATAGTCATATTTCgtgaaatcgttcgaaaatgtaaataaattataagaacAACCtacgatatttcttctttatttttttctattataaaaatctttaccGTATAACAAAATGGATGCTCGGAGATAATTTTATCGcccgatataattattatctattggaagaaaaataacgaatgtTAAAAATTCAGTTGTATCATCGTTTGCCGCTCTCTACAGGCTCGATGCTGATTGGTGATTTTAAAAAGGTATCGTGCGATAAGATCTTGCGTAGGATTGGAGAACGGCGATAAGGGTGAAAACTCGAAGAGTATTGGTCGAGACGATCGGCGAATCGaaagttaattatttctaacggTTTTTTTTACGGGACAAATGAGAAGAGTCGAAATAACGGAAGAAATAaggataaatttgaaaaagaaaagaagataggtGGCGCTTCGAGATAGTCGAAGGGAAAATGGCGTGAGAAGAGGGACGAATGATTTCGGTTGGTCGGTACGTTAAACGTTTCGTCGtatattcgttcgaaaatttgCTGGATAAtacgatcgtttcgatatttAACGCGAAATAAAAGCGTAAAGAgattcgataaaacgatatatacgaACGTTAGCATCGTAACGTTCGGACATTTGGCGATAAGCGTGTTTGCTGTTAATTTTGAATCGGCGACGTTAGAGCGGGAGAAAACAAATGAGAGTTTCGACGGTTACAGTGGCGATGGCGCGACCTGGCGGTCGCGGCTTGAGATGGCGCCCTTGAATGATCGGTGCGCGTAACGGGGTGCGCGAGCGTCAACGTAGTCGCGGAGTCTTCAGTGTTCGCGCCGCGGAGAGCCAGAAAGACAGACATCTTGTAGTAGAATTTAGCGGCGTGGTGACTCGACCGTGAGGTGTCGGTGTCGCGGTGCTTCTTAcggtgtcgtcgtcgtcgtctgtCACCGGTTTctctttatatcgtaaaataaaaaaaaaagttcgttTCGGGTCTTCATCGtcggtcgtcgtcgtcgtcgtcgtcgtcgtcgtcgtcgtcgtcgccgccgccgccgccgtcgtcgtcgtcgcgtcggtcgtcgtcgtcgccgtcgtcgccgccgccgccgccgccgccgccgccgtcgtcgtcgtcgtcgtcgtcgtcgtcgtcgttgttgtttgTCGTCgattgtcatcgtcgtcgtacaGGTTGACATTGACGTTGACGTTGACGTTTACGTGCTCTCTCGTGATAGTGCCGAGATCGCGAGACTTCACCGTGCCGGCCGTGCAGCTCGCGTGGTCCAGCGATTCAATAGtcgtttaatagaaaaaagaaagaaagaaagcaaaaagaaagaaagaaagaaagaaagaaagaaagaaagaactttcTTCTCTTGTGAATCGTCGTCTGGTGGTGCACTTCGTAGGAGGAGGCGCGAGAGGAGTTACGGGGCGaggaagtaagagaaagaaagaagaagaaaaaagaaggaagtaaaagaagaaaagaaaaggaagaagagaaaaagaaaaagaagaagaagaagaagaagaagaggagagaagcgGAGGAGGGTTTCGCGCGGAGAAGCGGCAGGAAGAGAAGAGCGTAGAAAAGAGCGTAGAAGAGAAGCGAGGCGCGAAGGGGAAAACTCGTTTTGCGCTCCGCAAACGCCCATGAACGACGACGCTCTGGAGCGACCAATGTCGTATCGCCGCCGTCGTACCGTGCGATAACTTCCGTCACCTCTCCGGTCCCCCCcgtcctttctccctcttcgcGTTATATCCACgcgagtctctctctcccggCCATAATACCGCGTTGCTTCTACTACGTGCGTGTGCCTACCTACTCGTCGTCGCTCTTGACTTTTCCTGTCGACGTTCGCCACCGGTGCGAGAGgtgctgctgttgctactgctgctgctgctaccaCCGCTGCTACCGCTGCTGCTACCACCATCTCGTTTGTGAGAGAAACGAGCGAGCGCCGTAGAGAGGAACGTAATAGGTGGAGGACCGATCGAGATCGTCCTGTGCACCGGGTCACCGCCGCTGACTGACCGGACCCAACAGGAGCGCGTGTGCGggccaaagagagagagagagagagagagagagagagaaagagagagagagtgagagagagagagagagaaagagatagataaatagagatagatagagacggagtgtgtgcgtgtgtcaGAGGGAGCTTGAGAAAAGGGGctgaagagggagagagggagaaagagagtgagaaagaaagcgagGGGCCGGCGCCCACATCCTGATACAGCCAGCATGACCTCGAACAATTCGCAGAAGCTCTCGACGACGGAACGAGTGATCAAAAGTAAGCCACGAGAAAGTTTTCCCTTCTCTATATACCTCGAAACTatgctattatattttctttaaaagtgCGACGACTCGtgcgagaaagatagaaagagagccATGCCGTGTGCGCGATCCTCTCGAACGGTCCTTTTCTCCGTCGGTATGTCAGATTCCTCAAGAGTAACGGATAATATCTTCCACCCCATGTACTtacctttctcccttcttcttctcttattcttgCTCTTTATCCGTTTGTatctatatttcattctttttgttttcttttctgttttctatCGTCACTCTATCGGCCGAACGAATTTCCTCGAAAGAGAACATTGATCGTTCCGTTCGAGGATCCGCGtgcgaaagaagagagaaggagagagtgtgagagaggaGTGGGAGGGGAgggtaaagaaaaacaaaaagaaagaaataaaaagagagagagagagagagaaagagaggcgcGTCAAAACACGACGTGTGTGTCGCGCGGGATTGATTTTCTTGGTGGCCCCATGGCGCCATCGCTATCGACCTGACAACGTTCTCTCGCTGACCCTTCGTTTTTCGCCTTTCCTCGTCTCGGCTAGCTCGGCTATGCTCTTCTCGCGGCCTCCTTTCCGAGGCCGAGCGTCGCACCCGTCACacgatccttcttcttcttcttcttcttcttcatctactactaacttctactactacttttaCTACTATTGCTTctattactgctactactccttttactactattactactatcatttctactactactactactgctattattattattattattattattattattattattattattattgcttctctttcttctttaacatcttctttctcttcttcttcttctttcttaatttcttcttttcagctacttcttcttcttcttcttcttcttcttcttcttcttctccttcaacttcttcttattctacAGCGAGAGCCTTTTCCGAGCACGCGAGCGACCTCGTTTCATTCGAGGTCGAGGAACGGAATCGTCTCGAGGACGTTGCTTCGTCGTGTCGTTATTTtcattgtcgttgtcgttgttgttgttgtcatcGTTGTCGCGTTGTGGCAGGCTCGAAAATTCGCGTTTGGACGAGCGAAcgtgcgagcgagcgagcgagcgagcgagcgagcaaacgaacgaacgaacgaacgaacgagagcgatcgatcgatcgagcgacGAACAGCTGACCGAGCGCGGTCACGCGTCCGCCCGCCGCCGCTGCCGCCACtgctgccgccgccgccgccacagCCGTGCCGCAACCGTACCGCAACCGGACAGATCGACCGTTTCCTTTCTCGTAAGGACAGATCGAccgtttgaaattttaaagatattaccGATTACATGCTTTCAATCGTCTTTCGTtgaatatagatatctatgtatatctatatatatatattgtcgaGGATGAACAGGAAGAGGTGGCGATGAGATGGTGTAATAGTGGAGAattagtagaagaagaagatgatgatgatatccTCGATTCACGTGTCGTTGTTCCTAATAATAGCCGAGAAAATTTCGTTCGAGCCGAGAAAAGGTCGCCacgtagattttatatatatatatatatatatatatgtgtgtatgtgtatatatatatatataatgtacttactatatatatgtattatgtactTACTACCGACCGACAAACCAAATCGCTAGCCAACTACGTTCCCATCCTCGTATCTGCGACGTTATGGCCCTTCGCCAGCGTACAACGTGACTccatctctttatttatttatttatttttcttgtttttccttcttccttccttccttcctttctttctttctttctttcttgctttctttctttctcaattctATCGCAATTCTTCctcgtatttataaatattattacaaaagattcgcctcttccttcttcccctcctccttctctttctctttctctttctctttctctttcttctcctccatcTCCTTTATTCTCGAGAATAAATCGGCTCTCAGGTacaaagatgtatatatatatatataatacatataattcgAAACGTCTCCTCGATTATCCCTTCTGTAATATTCTTCGATAATATTCATCTATCGCGATATAGATAATTCTAAAGTTCTATTATCATAcgtgtattatatacacacgtatcatattttttttttttatttacgaatcgttatgatatttttttaattgtaattgtCATGGTTATAATTTCATGGAGTAACGTGGATGATCGTTCAATTAGATTCAAATCTTAATCGTTAACCGATCGATATAACCCATAACATATAAATGCCGAggtttaataatatctatcgtTTGTATGTTTACCTTTCgcaagaaataagaaagagaaagaaagagagagaatgtatacgtgtgcgtCATTGTAGGATCGAAGCACGTGTGTCCACGAACAAGGCCGATTAGAGccgaaattcgttcgttcgtttttatagtttacaatataattaccTTAGTCGCGTAGTAATGTCGGAACGGGTAGTCATTTTCGTTTAGTGCTTTAGACACGATCGACCGTTGTTGGCACACTCCGTTAGATTCTACGAATTACGGTACGCATACCGATGCGTAGTAGTAATGACGATACTAACGATAATTATAGTAAAGAGGaggttatatttattacgtcagaagaaataatacataacGATTACCGATTCTACCGAcctgtcttccttttttggCGGCGAAATCTGAAAACTTAGCAAGAAGACACCGATTTAGGACCTGGTGGATGCACAGGTGGCACGGGTCAGGTCATTGACCCTTTACAGAGAGAGTAGTTCGTGTCGCCCCCAAGTCCGTttctgtattcttttttttttcttctctctctctctctctctctctctctctttttctcgttcgagcCACGCGACTTGGTTACTGACaatgagtgtgtgtgtgtgagagagagagagagagagagagagaaaggtgagggaagaagagaaaaaatacctGCAGCGACCCTTAAAACGGCCACTTCCGACCTTTTCAAGACGACTCTAGTAATATGTATAAGgccttttaaaaat contains:
- the LOC122630486 gene encoding ras-related protein Rab-35, which produces MAREYDHLFKLLMIGDSGVGKSSLLLRFADNTFNGSYITTIGVDFKIQTVEVDGERVKLQIWDTAGQERFRTITSTYYRGTHGVIVVYDVTSGDSFANVKRWLHEIEENCDVVNRVLVGNKNDAPNQKVVLTEDAQRFANQMGIQLFETSAKDNINVEEMFMAITRQVLRTKRERNERQAIQTNETVNLRKNTKQHRKKCC